A genomic segment from Myxococcota bacterium encodes:
- a CDS encoding DUF4097 family beta strand repeat-containing protein — translation MTAAVRVRVAAALRVACAVACAVACAAGAARADDDRGERRFAARPDVSVDVSAISGSVEIRGWDRDEVRVRVRGAGADAIEIEAGGGSEPADWVAVRAPGRRGLWLGGGVDVDVRLDVPRASEVRARIVNGPIRAKDVAGRLALHAANGRIEVRGEPAEATLETMSADIELRGRGTRVDARSVSGAVELRGVADEVVVSTVSGSIRVDGEALERADLRSMSGSVELAGSLAPDARVDLRSYSGSLTVELPADASARFDVQSFSGSIRSELGASSRPDGAPELGRPGGGRRVELVAGEGDARVAIDTFSGSVRIEAR, via the coding sequence ATGACGGCAGCGGTGCGGGTGCGCGTCGCGGCGGCGCTGCGCGTCGCGTGTGCGGTCGCGTGTGCGGTCGCGTGCGCGGCGGGCGCCGCGCGCGCGGACGACGACCGCGGCGAACGCCGCTTCGCGGCGCGGCCCGACGTGTCGGTCGACGTCAGCGCGATCTCGGGGAGCGTCGAGATCCGCGGCTGGGATCGCGACGAGGTGCGCGTGCGCGTGCGCGGCGCGGGCGCCGACGCGATCGAGATCGAGGCCGGCGGCGGCAGCGAGCCCGCCGACTGGGTGGCGGTGCGCGCGCCCGGGCGTCGGGGGCTGTGGCTCGGCGGCGGTGTCGACGTCGACGTGCGGCTCGACGTGCCGCGCGCGAGCGAGGTGCGCGCACGCATCGTGAACGGGCCGATCCGCGCGAAGGACGTCGCCGGCCGGCTCGCGCTGCACGCGGCGAACGGGCGGATCGAGGTCCGCGGCGAGCCGGCGGAGGCGACGCTCGAGACGATGAGCGCGGACATCGAGCTGCGCGGACGGGGAACGCGCGTCGACGCGCGCTCGGTGAGCGGCGCGGTCGAGCTGCGCGGCGTCGCCGACGAGGTGGTGGTGTCGACCGTGAGCGGCTCGATCCGCGTCGACGGCGAGGCGCTCGAGCGCGCCGACCTGCGCAGCATGTCGGGCTCGGTCGAGCTCGCGGGCTCGCTCGCGCCCGACGCGCGCGTCGACCTGCGCAGCTACAGCGGCAGCCTCACGGTCGAGCTCCCGGCGGACGCGTCGGCGCGCTTCGACGTCCAGAGCTTCAGCGGCAGCATCCGCAGCGAGCTCGGCGCGTCGTCGCGGCCGGACGGCGCGCCCGAGCTCGGCCGGCCCGGTGGCGGCCGGCGCGTCGAGCTCGTGGCGGGCGAGGGCGACGCGCGCGTCGCGATCGACACCTTCAGCGGGAGCGTCCGGATCGAGGCGCGCTAG
- a CDS encoding helix-turn-helix domain-containing protein, whose translation MIDTKDRILDAAEALFARQGVAATSLRSVTAEAGVNGAAIHYHFGSKTALVQALIERRVAPINDERLARLAELEAAAGAAPVAVEALLRAFLSPMVRRGSEGGRPGEPRLAGLFAWLHGDDDSHAAAIRARFDAVKRRFAKALARATGGSDAALAGEWLDAAMGAALPLLAAVRAQRARDVDDRFERLVAFLVGAVEAASARERRRRAPARGRASGAARRAARGAGGRA comes from the coding sequence ATGATCGATACGAAGGACCGCATTCTCGATGCGGCCGAGGCCCTCTTCGCGCGCCAGGGCGTCGCCGCGACGTCGCTGCGCAGCGTGACGGCCGAGGCCGGCGTCAATGGCGCCGCCATCCACTACCACTTCGGGTCGAAGACGGCGCTCGTGCAGGCGCTGATCGAGCGTCGCGTGGCGCCGATCAACGACGAGCGACTCGCGCGGCTCGCGGAGCTCGAGGCAGCGGCGGGCGCGGCGCCGGTCGCGGTCGAGGCGCTGCTGCGCGCATTCCTGTCGCCCATGGTGCGCCGCGGCAGCGAGGGCGGTCGGCCCGGCGAGCCGCGGCTCGCCGGCCTCTTCGCCTGGCTCCACGGCGACGACGACTCGCACGCCGCGGCGATCCGCGCGCGCTTCGACGCGGTGAAGCGCCGCTTCGCGAAGGCGCTCGCGCGCGCGACCGGTGGGAGCGACGCCGCGCTCGCGGGCGAGTGGCTCGACGCGGCGATGGGCGCGGCGCTGCCGCTCCTCGCAGCGGTTCGCGCGCAGCGCGCGCGCGACGTCGACGACCGCTTCGAGCGGCTCGTCGCCTTCCTGGTCGGCGCCGTCGAGGCGGCGAGCGCGCGCGAGCGCCGGCGGCGCGCACCCGCGCGCGGGCGCGCGTCCGGCGCCGCGCGGCGCGCGGCGCGCGGCGCGGGGGGGCGGGCATGA
- a CDS encoding efflux RND transporter periplasmic adaptor subunit, whose product MSRAPTPRRPPGPHDSRDERARGAGDDAAAAGASATGEAVSTGRMLGGVAIAVVATALAVFALVWARRSPERVEPPVVLPLVRTTVAEPQTRRMFVTAYGSVEPRTESDLVAEVRGRIVRVSPSLVAGGFFEAGEELLALDAREARIAVDRARAQVKLRASESKLAAADAERRRQLAERGAASAADLEQFESRAQVARAQLEEARAQLAQAELDLERTVLRAPFEGRVRERFVDLGQFVNPGARLARIYAVDYAEVRLPISTDELVHLDVPLGIARRERVGETLQPAAADAPTDAGESGGVGSPVALRAQLGGRDVEWEARLVRTEGEIDARTRTLHVVARVDDPYGLHGAPTLPLPAGLFVEARIRGREREDVYVLPTAALRDGDRVYVVERRGEDEVLRMRDVELARRGASEIVVASGLAPGERVVVSPLRAAIDGMRLRVKDDAAPAEGPAS is encoded by the coding sequence ATGAGCCGCGCGCCCACGCCGCGCCGCCCGCCCGGCCCGCACGATTCCCGCGACGAGCGCGCGCGCGGCGCAGGCGACGACGCGGCCGCCGCGGGTGCGAGCGCGACCGGCGAGGCCGTCTCGACGGGGCGCATGCTCGGCGGCGTCGCGATCGCGGTCGTCGCGACCGCGCTCGCCGTGTTCGCGCTCGTCTGGGCGCGCCGGAGCCCCGAGCGCGTCGAGCCGCCGGTCGTGCTGCCGCTCGTGCGCACGACGGTCGCCGAGCCCCAGACGCGCCGCATGTTCGTGACGGCCTACGGAAGCGTCGAGCCGCGCACCGAGAGCGACCTCGTCGCCGAGGTGCGCGGTCGCATCGTGCGCGTGTCGCCCTCGCTCGTCGCGGGCGGCTTCTTCGAGGCGGGCGAGGAGCTCCTCGCGCTCGACGCGCGCGAGGCGCGCATCGCCGTCGACCGCGCGCGCGCGCAGGTGAAGCTGCGCGCGAGCGAGTCGAAGCTCGCGGCGGCGGATGCCGAGCGGCGGCGCCAGCTCGCCGAGCGCGGCGCGGCGAGCGCGGCCGACCTCGAGCAGTTCGAGAGCCGTGCGCAGGTGGCGCGCGCGCAGCTCGAGGAGGCGCGCGCGCAGCTCGCGCAGGCGGAGCTCGACCTCGAGCGCACCGTGCTGCGCGCGCCCTTCGAGGGGCGCGTGCGCGAGCGCTTCGTCGACCTCGGACAGTTCGTGAATCCGGGCGCCCGGCTCGCGCGCATCTACGCCGTCGACTACGCGGAGGTGCGGCTCCCGATCTCGACCGACGAGCTCGTGCACCTCGACGTGCCGCTCGGGATCGCGCGCCGCGAGCGCGTCGGCGAGACGCTGCAGCCGGCCGCCGCGGACGCGCCGACCGACGCGGGCGAGAGCGGCGGCGTCGGCTCGCCGGTCGCGCTCCGCGCGCAGCTCGGCGGGCGCGACGTCGAGTGGGAGGCGCGGCTCGTCCGCACGGAGGGAGAGATCGACGCGCGCACGCGCACGCTCCACGTCGTCGCGCGCGTCGACGACCCGTACGGGCTCCACGGCGCGCCGACGCTCCCGCTCCCGGCGGGCCTCTTCGTCGAGGCGCGCATCCGCGGGCGCGAGCGCGAGGACGTGTACGTGCTGCCGACCGCCGCGCTGCGCGACGGCGATCGCGTGTACGTGGTCGAGCGGCGCGGCGAGGACGAGGTGCTGCGCATGCGCGACGTCGAGCTCGCGCGCCGCGGCGCGTCGGAGATCGTCGTCGCTTCCGGGCTCGCGCCGGGCGAGCGCGTCGTCGTGTCGCCGCTGCGCGCGGCGATCGACGGGATGCGGCTGCGCGTGAAGGACGACGCCGCGCCCGCGGAGGGGCCCGCGTCGTGA
- a CDS encoding efflux RND transporter permease subunit: protein MIAWFARNRVAANLLMWAILIAGWVALPTIKQTIFPDFPVNLVSVTVVYPGASPEDMERSVTLRIEEELEGLEGVKEMTSSANEGATNVLIELETGADIAKALDEIQTRVDSIDTFPEEAEKPIVQEILFRTQVLDIAVHGDVAERSLKELGQQVRDEIAALPGVSQVDLVGTRPYEVSIDVSEAALQRYGLRFEDVALAVRRSSLDVPGGSVKTKGGEILLRTDGQAYWGDEFARLPVVTRDDGARVLVGDVAAVRDDFEESSKYATLDGERAVFVQVYRVGDQHALDVARAVKGYLATLETRLPDGVSVTIWDDDSKYLSDRIGMMLRNARSGFVLVVVLLAMFLKLRVALWVAVGVPVSVAGGVALMPALGIDINILSVFAFIMALGILVDDAIVTGENIYSHMEREPGDPMGAAIRGTQEVAVPVVFGVLTTIAAFAPFALVEGHSKIMAVSIGGVMMASLVFSLIESKFVLPAHLGHSRNLDRPPRNPVSIRWAAFQRAVARGLAWFVEDVYGPAVRRCIAWRYVTVAASFGVFAFAIALVATGAVKSVMMPTMERDSVSARLRMPLGTPIAETESAMAQIEAAARVLVDELDAGRPDDEPPRFEHSVTMIGTQRSFGADERRSATGQSHLAEMTLRLSPSESRSVRSPEIADRWRDLTGAIPGVEELVFTGRFKHFGEPIDVELRSEDTDVLRAASAELQERLAHYPGITDIRDSYVEGKQELVLAIRPAAEALGLTLEDLGRQVRQAFYGAEAQRIQRGRDEVKVMVRYPEEGRRSLADVERMRIRLPDGTAVPFASVARAELRRGPASIFRVDRQRRIRVTADVDETLANAQEMATEIETKLVPPLLAEFPGVSWSFRGEQEESREANSGLARGFVVGLTAIFILLATPLRSYTQGLVIMLAIPFGYVGAVVGHLVFQQEMSFLSMTGVLACAGVVVNDSLVLITFMNRLREEGMTALEAAARAGQSRFRAILLTSLTTFAGLIPIMADRTSQAQFVKPMALSLGFGVLVATVFTLLMIPAAVMIVEDVTALASRGREALARRRRVALGER from the coding sequence ATGATCGCGTGGTTCGCGCGCAACCGCGTCGCCGCCAACCTCCTGATGTGGGCGATCCTGATCGCGGGCTGGGTCGCGCTGCCGACCATCAAGCAGACGATCTTCCCCGACTTCCCGGTCAACCTCGTCTCGGTGACGGTCGTGTACCCGGGCGCCTCGCCCGAGGACATGGAGCGGTCCGTCACGCTGCGCATCGAGGAGGAGCTCGAGGGCCTCGAGGGCGTGAAGGAGATGACCTCGTCGGCGAACGAGGGCGCGACGAACGTGCTGATCGAGCTCGAGACCGGCGCGGACATCGCGAAGGCGCTCGACGAGATCCAGACGCGCGTGGACTCGATCGACACGTTCCCGGAAGAGGCCGAGAAGCCGATCGTCCAGGAGATCCTGTTCCGCACGCAGGTCCTCGACATCGCCGTCCACGGCGACGTCGCCGAGCGCAGCCTGAAGGAGCTCGGCCAGCAGGTGCGCGACGAGATCGCCGCGCTGCCCGGCGTCTCGCAGGTCGACCTCGTGGGCACGCGTCCGTACGAGGTGTCGATCGACGTCAGCGAGGCGGCGCTGCAGCGCTACGGCCTGCGCTTCGAGGACGTCGCGCTGGCGGTGCGCCGCTCGTCGCTCGACGTGCCGGGCGGCTCCGTCAAGACGAAGGGCGGCGAGATCCTGCTGCGCACCGACGGCCAGGCCTACTGGGGCGACGAGTTCGCCAGGCTCCCGGTGGTGACGCGCGACGACGGCGCGCGCGTGCTCGTCGGCGACGTCGCGGCCGTGCGCGACGACTTCGAGGAGTCGAGCAAGTACGCGACGCTCGACGGCGAGCGCGCGGTCTTCGTGCAGGTCTACCGCGTGGGCGACCAGCACGCGCTCGACGTGGCGCGCGCGGTGAAGGGCTACCTGGCGACGCTCGAGACGCGCCTGCCCGACGGCGTCTCGGTCACGATCTGGGACGACGACTCGAAGTACCTGTCCGACCGCATCGGGATGATGCTGCGCAACGCGCGCAGCGGCTTCGTGCTCGTGGTCGTCCTGCTCGCGATGTTCCTCAAGCTCCGCGTGGCACTCTGGGTCGCCGTCGGCGTCCCCGTCTCGGTCGCGGGCGGCGTGGCGCTGATGCCGGCGCTCGGCATCGACATCAACATCCTGTCCGTCTTCGCGTTCATCATGGCGCTCGGCATCCTCGTCGACGACGCGATCGTGACGGGCGAGAACATCTACTCGCACATGGAGCGCGAGCCCGGCGACCCGATGGGGGCGGCCATCCGCGGCACCCAGGAGGTCGCGGTGCCCGTCGTGTTCGGCGTGCTCACGACGATCGCGGCCTTCGCGCCGTTCGCGCTCGTCGAGGGGCACTCGAAGATCATGGCCGTCTCGATCGGCGGCGTGATGATGGCGTCGCTCGTGTTCTCGCTGATCGAGTCGAAGTTCGTGCTGCCCGCGCACCTCGGCCACAGCCGCAACCTCGACCGGCCGCCGCGCAACCCCGTCTCGATCCGCTGGGCGGCGTTCCAGCGCGCCGTCGCGCGCGGGCTCGCGTGGTTCGTCGAGGACGTGTACGGCCCCGCGGTGCGTCGCTGCATCGCCTGGCGCTACGTCACCGTCGCCGCGTCGTTCGGCGTCTTCGCGTTCGCCATCGCGCTGGTCGCCACCGGGGCGGTGAAGTCCGTGATGATGCCGACGATGGAGCGCGACAGCGTGTCGGCGCGGCTGCGCATGCCGCTCGGCACGCCGATCGCCGAGACCGAGAGCGCGATGGCGCAGATCGAGGCGGCCGCGCGCGTGCTCGTCGACGAGCTCGACGCGGGGCGGCCCGACGACGAGCCGCCGCGCTTCGAGCACAGCGTGACGATGATCGGCACGCAGCGGTCGTTCGGCGCGGACGAGCGCCGCTCGGCGACCGGCCAGTCGCACCTCGCGGAGATGACGCTGCGCCTGTCGCCGAGCGAGTCGCGGAGCGTGCGCTCGCCCGAGATCGCCGACCGCTGGCGCGATCTCACCGGCGCGATCCCGGGCGTCGAGGAGCTCGTCTTCACCGGCCGCTTCAAGCACTTCGGCGAGCCGATCGACGTCGAGCTGCGTTCGGAGGACACGGACGTGCTGCGCGCGGCGAGCGCGGAGCTGCAGGAGCGGCTCGCGCACTACCCGGGCATCACGGACATCCGCGACTCGTACGTCGAGGGCAAGCAGGAGCTCGTGCTCGCGATCCGTCCGGCGGCCGAGGCGCTCGGGCTCACGCTCGAGGACCTCGGCCGGCAGGTGCGCCAGGCGTTCTACGGCGCCGAGGCGCAGCGCATCCAGCGCGGCCGCGACGAGGTCAAGGTGATGGTGCGGTATCCGGAGGAGGGGCGTCGCTCGCTCGCCGACGTGGAGCGCATGCGCATCCGGCTCCCGGACGGCACCGCGGTCCCGTTCGCGTCGGTCGCGCGCGCCGAGCTGCGCCGCGGGCCGGCCTCGATCTTCCGCGTCGACCGGCAGCGCCGCATCCGCGTGACGGCCGACGTCGACGAGACGCTCGCCAACGCGCAGGAGATGGCGACCGAGATCGAGACGAAGCTCGTGCCGCCGCTGCTCGCCGAGTTCCCGGGCGTCTCGTGGTCGTTCCGCGGCGAGCAGGAGGAGAGCCGCGAGGCGAACTCGGGGCTCGCGCGCGGCTTCGTCGTCGGCCTCACCGCGATCTTCATCCTGCTCGCGACGCCGCTGCGTTCCTACACGCAGGGGCTCGTGATCATGCTCGCGATCCCGTTCGGCTACGTCGGCGCGGTCGTCGGCCACCTCGTCTTCCAGCAGGAGATGAGCTTCCTGTCGATGACGGGCGTGCTCGCGTGCGCGGGCGTCGTCGTGAACGACAGCCTCGTGCTGATCACGTTCATGAACCGGCTGCGCGAGGAGGGCATGACGGCGCTCGAGGCCGCGGCGCGGGCGGGGCAGTCGCGCTTCCGCGCCATCCTGCTCACCTCGCTCACGACCTTCGCGGGCCTGATCCCGATCATGGCCGATCGCACGTCGCAAGCGCAGTTCGTGAAGCCGATGGCGCTGTCGCTCGGCTTCGGCGTGCTCGTCGCCACCGTGTTCACGCTGCTGATGATCCCGGCGGCGGTGATGATCGTCGAGGACGTGACGGCGCTCGCGTCGCGCGGGCGCGAGGCGCTCGCGCGCCGCCGACGCGTCGCGCTCGGCGAACGCTAG
- a CDS encoding SDR family NAD(P)-dependent oxidoreductase, whose product MTSIASFEGLTAVVTGGGNGIGRGIALAFARAGAHVAVLDVQAEAAASAAKALGAEARAGARAIGLACDVTSAASLDAARDAVLDAFGAVHVLSTNAGVVLPQSPMDARSEDDWRYVFEVNVFGIVASVRAFLPALRAARGRGEPAHVVNTSSMAGLLAFPGLQVGIYTASKMACAGYTEILRGELAAEGIGVSSLCPGFVLTELSATSARNRPARFGGPSAPPAGEVPEALRATALQPEQVGPIVLDGIRANRAWIFTDRNVGPAIEARGAALLADLDALRARA is encoded by the coding sequence ATGACGTCGATCGCGTCGTTCGAGGGGCTCACCGCCGTCGTCACCGGCGGCGGCAACGGCATCGGGCGCGGCATCGCGCTCGCGTTCGCGCGCGCGGGCGCCCACGTCGCGGTGCTCGACGTGCAGGCCGAGGCGGCCGCGAGCGCGGCGAAGGCGCTCGGGGCCGAGGCGCGCGCGGGCGCGCGCGCGATCGGGCTCGCGTGCGACGTGACGAGCGCCGCCTCGCTCGACGCCGCACGGGACGCGGTGCTCGACGCCTTCGGCGCCGTCCACGTGCTCTCGACGAATGCGGGCGTCGTGCTGCCGCAGAGCCCGATGGACGCGCGCTCCGAGGACGACTGGCGCTACGTCTTCGAGGTGAACGTGTTCGGCATCGTCGCGAGCGTGCGCGCCTTCCTGCCCGCGCTGCGCGCGGCGCGCGGGCGCGGCGAGCCCGCGCACGTCGTGAACACGTCCTCGATGGCGGGGCTCCTCGCCTTCCCCGGCCTGCAGGTCGGCATCTACACGGCGTCGAAGATGGCCTGCGCCGGCTACACGGAGATCCTGCGCGGCGAGCTCGCCGCCGAGGGCATCGGCGTGTCGTCGCTGTGCCCGGGCTTCGTCCTGACGGAGCTGTCGGCGACGTCGGCGCGCAACCGCCCGGCGCGCTTCGGCGGCCCGAGCGCGCCGCCGGCGGGCGAGGTGCCCGAGGCGCTGCGCGCCACCGCGCTGCAACCCGAGCAGGTCGGGCCGATCGTACTCGACGGCATCCGCGCCAACCGCGCGTGGATCTTCACGGACCGGAACGTCGGCCCGGCGATCGAGGCGCGCGGCGCGGCGCTGCTCGCCGACCTCGACGCGCTGCGCGCGCGCGCCTGA
- a CDS encoding LLM class flavin-dependent oxidoreductase: MYFTFNDSMCDLSHYVPLAKAADALGYRTFSIGDSICYPEVAEGEYPYLESGDRSFLDGAPFPDPFQLAAHLAAVTERLIFRTGVLKLPIREPVLVAKQATSLACLTNGRFELGVGLSPWIEDFRVTHTDWKSRATRMEEMIAILRGLATGDYFEFHSAHYDIPRIKLCPVPGRLPIFYGGHSEPAWRRAAQLCDGFTFAGGTKAYTIEITKKLRAYRREAGKEREPFFVHAGVTDLAGLDDIKELEDAGVDELSFGPRNPYEKDTMTIEQKLAAAETFANQVMAKL; this comes from the coding sequence ATGTACTTCACGTTCAACGACTCGATGTGCGACCTCTCGCACTACGTCCCGCTCGCGAAGGCGGCCGACGCGCTCGGCTATCGCACGTTCTCGATCGGCGACAGCATCTGCTATCCGGAGGTCGCCGAAGGCGAGTACCCGTACCTCGAGAGCGGCGACCGCAGCTTCCTCGACGGCGCTCCGTTCCCCGACCCGTTCCAGCTCGCCGCGCACCTCGCGGCGGTGACCGAGCGCCTGATCTTCCGGACGGGCGTGCTGAAGCTCCCGATCCGCGAGCCCGTGCTCGTCGCGAAGCAGGCGACCTCGCTCGCGTGCCTCACGAACGGCCGCTTCGAGCTCGGCGTCGGGCTGTCGCCGTGGATCGAGGACTTCCGCGTCACCCACACGGACTGGAAGAGTCGCGCCACGCGGATGGAGGAGATGATCGCGATCCTCCGCGGGCTCGCGACCGGCGACTACTTCGAGTTCCACAGCGCGCACTACGACATCCCGCGCATCAAGCTCTGCCCCGTGCCCGGGCGCCTCCCCATCTTCTACGGCGGCCACAGCGAGCCCGCCTGGCGCCGCGCCGCGCAGCTGTGCGACGGCTTCACGTTCGCCGGCGGCACGAAGGCCTACACCATCGAGATCACGAAGAAGCTGCGCGCCTACCGCAGGGAGGCGGGCAAGGAGCGCGAGCCCTTCTTCGTCCACGCCGGCGTCACCGACCTCGCCGGCCTCGACGACATCAAGGAGCTCGAGGACGCGGGCGTCGACGAGCTCTCGTTCGGGCCGCGCAACCCGTACGAGAAGGACACGATGACGATCGAGCAGAAGCTCGCCGCCGCCGAGACCTTCGCGAACCAGGTGATGGCGAAGCTGTAG
- a CDS encoding SDR family NAD(P)-dependent oxidoreductase, protein MQTAQRFADKVVVVTGASSGIGAATARRLAREGAKLVLGDVEVGGGERVAAETGARFRRTDVTDEAQVARLVEAAVDAHGRLDVLVNNAGIMGAGTLPDLDADTWHRVIAIDLDSVFYGCRAALPHLRAAGGGAIVNTASISGIGGDYALPAYNAAKAGVVNLTRALAIEHADQGIRVNCVCPGPIDTPMTDVAKAIDAVMDEYAKAIPMARFGTADEVASAIAFLASDDATYVTGHALVVDGGLTACTGQPNLRRALGLG, encoded by the coding sequence ATGCAGACGGCGCAGCGCTTCGCGGACAAGGTGGTGGTGGTGACGGGGGCGAGCTCGGGCATCGGCGCGGCGACGGCGCGCCGCCTCGCGCGCGAGGGCGCGAAGCTCGTGCTCGGCGACGTCGAGGTCGGCGGCGGCGAGCGCGTCGCGGCCGAGACGGGCGCGCGCTTCCGGCGCACCGACGTGACGGACGAGGCGCAGGTCGCACGCCTCGTCGAGGCCGCCGTCGATGCGCACGGCCGGCTCGACGTGCTCGTCAACAACGCGGGCATCATGGGCGCGGGCACGCTGCCCGACCTCGACGCCGACACCTGGCACCGCGTGATCGCGATCGACCTCGACTCGGTCTTCTACGGCTGCCGCGCCGCCCTCCCCCACCTGCGCGCGGCGGGCGGCGGCGCGATCGTGAACACGGCGTCGATCTCGGGCATCGGCGGCGACTACGCGCTCCCCGCCTACAACGCCGCGAAGGCCGGCGTCGTGAACCTCACGCGCGCGCTCGCGATCGAGCACGCCGACCAGGGCATCCGCGTGAACTGCGTGTGCCCGGGCCCGATCGACACGCCGATGACGGACGTGGCGAAGGCGATCGACGCGGTGATGGACGAGTACGCGAAGGCGATCCCGATGGCGCGCTTCGGCACGGCCGACGAGGTGGCATCGGCGATCGCGTTCCTCGCGAGCGACGATGCCACCTACGTGACCGGCCACGCGCTCGTCGTCGACGGCGGCCTCACCGCCTGCACGGGCCAGCCCAATCTGCGCCGCGCGCTCGGGCTCGGTTAG
- a CDS encoding SDR family oxidoreductase yields MTDGRRLEGRSAIVTAAGSGIGRATALAFAREGARLALNDVDAERLEAVAAEARDAGAEVATLAGDASARATNDALVALAVERHGRLDVADFVAGGAAPQPTLDTDETAWRRILALNLDSVWFGAQAAVRAMRATGGGAIVATSSGAGLGAVPGLAAYGAAKAGVVALVRSLALEFGRDGVRANAISPGPIATPQLAAALDRLPSGLAGFAAQVPLGRLGTPEEIADAAVFLASDEARYVSGALLCVDGAVHSTLATPSPMAPPAR; encoded by the coding sequence ATGACGGACGGGCGGCGACTCGAGGGGCGGAGCGCGATCGTGACGGCGGCGGGGAGCGGCATCGGCCGCGCCACCGCGCTCGCGTTCGCGCGCGAGGGCGCGCGCCTCGCGCTGAACGACGTCGACGCCGAGCGCCTCGAGGCGGTCGCGGCCGAGGCGCGCGACGCGGGCGCCGAGGTCGCGACGCTCGCCGGCGACGCCTCCGCGCGCGCGACGAACGACGCGCTCGTCGCGCTCGCGGTCGAGCGCCACGGGCGGCTCGACGTCGCCGACTTCGTCGCCGGCGGCGCGGCGCCGCAGCCGACGCTCGACACCGACGAGACGGCGTGGCGGCGCATCCTCGCGCTCAACCTCGACAGCGTCTGGTTCGGCGCGCAGGCCGCGGTGCGCGCGATGCGCGCGACGGGCGGCGGCGCCATCGTCGCGACGTCGTCGGGCGCGGGCCTCGGCGCGGTGCCCGGGCTCGCGGCGTACGGCGCGGCGAAGGCGGGCGTCGTCGCGCTCGTGCGCAGCCTCGCGCTCGAGTTCGGCCGCGACGGCGTGCGCGCCAACGCGATCTCGCCGGGCCCGATCGCGACGCCGCAGCTCGCCGCCGCGCTCGACCGCCTCCCGTCCGGGCTCGCGGGCTTCGCCGCGCAGGTCCCGCTCGGGCGCCTCGGCACGCCCGAGGAGATCGCCGACGCCGCGGTCTTCCTCGCGTCCGACGAAGCTCGCTATGTGAGCGGCGCGCTCCTGTGCGTCGACGGCGCCGTCCACTCGACGCTCGCGACGCCGTCGCCGATGGCCCCGCCCGCGCGCTAG
- a CDS encoding VOC family protein, translating into MSTSPSPPAAAPLPARKLQLGILVASLDATIASLERVLGLGPFRFLDVPEAGVRAAFADWAGVEIELLEAANDEVAQAHAAFLKGRPARLQHVGAYVPDVDAAVGRLRGERVRMLIDDLAAETGRAALADLRSEAGFLLELVEAAR; encoded by the coding sequence ATGTCCACGTCGCCGTCGCCGCCCGCCGCCGCGCCGCTCCCCGCGCGCAAGCTCCAGCTCGGCATCCTCGTCGCGAGCCTCGATGCGACGATCGCATCGCTCGAGCGCGTGCTCGGCCTCGGGCCGTTCCGCTTCCTCGACGTGCCCGAGGCGGGCGTGCGCGCGGCGTTCGCCGACTGGGCGGGCGTCGAGATCGAGCTGCTCGAGGCGGCGAACGACGAGGTCGCGCAGGCGCACGCGGCGTTCCTGAAGGGGAGGCCGGCCCGCCTGCAGCACGTGGGCGCCTACGTGCCCGACGTCGACGCGGCCGTCGGACGCCTGCGCGGCGAGCGCGTGCGCATGCTGATCGACGACCTCGCCGCCGAGACGGGACGCGCCGCGCTCGCCGACCTGCGCAGCGAGGCCGGCTTCCTGCTCGAGCTGGTCGAGGCGGCTCGTTAG